In the Jatrophihabitans endophyticus genome, one interval contains:
- a CDS encoding PadR family transcriptional regulator, with amino-acid sequence MLEIAVLGLLNESPMHGYEIRKRLATTLGTFRAFSYGSLYPTLRRLSDAGWISEESPLAETGTARSRRGKRVYQLTAEGKEHLADLLADVGPDAFDDEGFGARLAFFAQTRSDVRLQILEGRRRRVEEKRDGMKRARTGERFDRYTRELHEHGLESVDREVRWLTELIETERTENARTDPPHDR; translated from the coding sequence GTGCTGGAGATCGCCGTTCTCGGGCTGCTCAACGAGAGCCCGATGCACGGGTACGAGATCCGCAAGCGGCTCGCGACCACCCTCGGGACGTTCCGGGCGTTCTCCTACGGCTCGCTCTACCCCACCCTGCGACGGCTGTCCGACGCCGGGTGGATCTCCGAGGAGTCACCGCTCGCCGAGACCGGCACCGCCCGGTCCCGTCGCGGCAAGCGCGTCTACCAGCTGACGGCCGAGGGCAAGGAACACCTCGCCGACCTGCTGGCCGACGTCGGTCCCGACGCCTTCGACGACGAGGGCTTCGGCGCCCGGCTGGCGTTCTTCGCGCAGACGCGCTCGGACGTCCGGCTGCAGATCCTCGAAGGTCGGCGCCGCCGAGTCGAGGAGAAGCGCGACGGGATGAAGCGGGCCCGCACCGGTGAGCGGTTCGACCGCTACACCCGCGAGCTGCACGAGCACGGCCTCGAGTCGGTCGACCGCGAGGTCCGCTGGCTCACCGAGCTCATCGAGACCGAGCGCACCGAGAACGCCCGAACCGACCCCCCGCACGACCGCTAA